In a genomic window of Shouchella clausii:
- the ispD gene encoding 2-C-methyl-D-erythritol 4-phosphate cytidylyltransferase: protein MEYAAIVLAAGQGKRMKAGMNKQLIDLNGIPLIVHSLRLFEEDAACKAIWLVVSEPERQTMEKLVAEYRIGKVKGLVNGGAERQDSVYAGLKGMEEAEIVLIHDGARPFVAKPILTKLADEAAQSGAAIAAVPVKDTVKLANKNSVARTVERKNLWAAQTPQAFQYELVLAAHEDAKKHGFLGTDDASLVERLDKQVTIVESDYLNIKLTTEEDLLFAETILKKRENQL, encoded by the coding sequence ATGGAGTACGCTGCAATTGTCCTAGCGGCCGGACAAGGAAAACGAATGAAAGCAGGTATGAACAAACAGTTAATCGATTTAAACGGCATTCCTCTTATCGTCCATTCACTCAGGCTGTTTGAAGAAGATGCGGCTTGCAAAGCGATCTGGCTTGTAGTGAGTGAACCGGAAAGGCAGACAATGGAAAAGCTTGTTGCAGAGTACCGGATAGGTAAAGTAAAAGGGCTTGTAAATGGAGGAGCTGAACGGCAAGACAGCGTTTATGCCGGGTTAAAAGGAATGGAAGAGGCAGAAATCGTCCTTATTCACGATGGCGCCCGGCCGTTTGTCGCTAAACCTATTTTGACAAAATTGGCCGATGAAGCGGCTCAAAGCGGCGCAGCGATTGCCGCTGTACCGGTCAAAGATACAGTCAAGCTTGCAAACAAAAACAGCGTTGCGCGTACAGTTGAACGGAAAAACCTCTGGGCTGCGCAAACACCACAAGCTTTCCAGTATGAGCTCGTTTTGGCCGCCCACGAAGACGCTAAAAAACACGGGTTTCTCGGTACCGACGATGCAAGTCTTGTAGAAAGATTGGACAAGCAAGTAACCATTGTCGAGAGCGACTACTTAAACATTAAATTAACGACTGAGGAAGACCTGTTATTTGCTGAAACGATATTAAAGAAAAGGGAGAACCAATTATGA
- the radA gene encoding DNA repair protein RadA: protein MAKQKTKFVCQECGYESAKWMGKCPGCQSWNTMVEERNILEKQKNRSYVTSSGTRQKPQPITAVQGEKEPRVSTTMAELDRVLGGGIVPGSLVLVGGDPGIGKSTLLLQLSAKLANANERVLYISGEESVKQTKLRADRLELASEQLYVLAETDIALIEGAIDEVQPSLVIIDSIQTVYQDEITSAPGSVAQVRECTAAFMRVAKTKGVAVFIVGHVTKQGSIAGPKLLEHMVDSVLYFEGERHHSYRILRAVKNRFGSTNEMGIFEMKQLGLEEVKNPSEIFLEERSQGAAGSVVVASMEGTRPVLVELQALISPMGFGNPRRMATGLDHNRVSLLMAVLEKRAGMLLQNQDAYLKVAGGVKLDEPAIDLAIALSIASSFRDQPTEPMDVAIGEVGLTGEIRRVSRIDQRVNEAAKLGFKRVIIPEKNKGGWTAPAGIEVIGVQTLEQAIEVVLGR from the coding sequence ATGGCGAAACAAAAAACGAAGTTTGTCTGCCAAGAGTGCGGCTATGAATCGGCAAAATGGATGGGCAAATGCCCTGGTTGCCAAAGCTGGAACACAATGGTAGAAGAAAGAAACATCCTTGAAAAACAAAAAAACCGTAGCTATGTAACTTCCAGCGGTACACGGCAAAAGCCGCAACCGATTACGGCGGTGCAAGGAGAAAAGGAACCGCGTGTTAGCACGACAATGGCAGAACTGGACCGTGTCCTTGGCGGGGGAATCGTTCCAGGTTCACTCGTTTTAGTTGGCGGCGATCCGGGTATCGGAAAATCAACGTTGCTCTTACAATTATCAGCGAAGCTGGCAAACGCAAACGAACGAGTACTCTATATTTCTGGAGAAGAATCAGTTAAACAAACGAAATTAAGGGCTGACCGCCTTGAATTAGCATCAGAGCAGCTATACGTATTAGCAGAAACAGACATTGCTTTAATTGAAGGGGCTATAGATGAAGTCCAGCCGTCTTTGGTCATTATTGATTCGATCCAAACCGTTTACCAGGACGAGATTACGTCTGCTCCAGGAAGCGTTGCTCAAGTGCGGGAATGCACGGCTGCGTTTATGCGTGTCGCAAAAACAAAGGGAGTGGCAGTATTTATTGTCGGCCATGTTACAAAGCAAGGCTCCATTGCCGGTCCAAAGCTGCTCGAGCATATGGTTGACTCTGTTCTCTATTTTGAAGGAGAGCGGCACCACAGTTACCGCATATTGCGTGCAGTGAAAAACCGATTTGGCTCCACCAATGAAATGGGCATCTTTGAAATGAAACAGCTTGGCTTAGAGGAAGTGAAAAACCCATCGGAAATCTTTTTGGAAGAACGTTCTCAAGGAGCAGCTGGCTCTGTCGTTGTCGCTTCCATGGAAGGCACAAGGCCTGTTCTCGTAGAATTACAAGCGCTCATTTCGCCTATGGGTTTTGGCAATCCTCGCAGAATGGCCACAGGGCTTGACCATAACCGTGTCTCTCTTTTAATGGCCGTCTTGGAAAAGCGGGCGGGCATGCTCTTGCAAAACCAAGATGCTTATTTAAAAGTAGCTGGAGGCGTAAAGTTAGACGAACCAGCGATCGATTTGGCGATTGCTCTTAGCATTGCTTCAAGTTTCCGAGACCAGCCAACAGAACCGATGGATGTAGCGATTGGCGAAGTAGGGTTGACGGGGGAAATCCGCCGCGTCTCTAGAATTGACCAACGCGTTAATGAAGCCGCGAAACTAGGCTTTAAACGTGTCATCATACCTGAAAAAAACAAAGGCGGCTGGACTGCGCCAGCAGGCATCGAAGTGATTGGCGTGCAGACGCTCGAACAAGCGATTGAAGTTGTTTTAGGGAGGTAA
- the gltX gene encoding glutamate--tRNA ligase, with product MTKDIRVRFAPSPTGHLHIGGARSALFNYLFAKSAGGAFVLRIEDTDQARNVDTATEKLMNSLRWLGLEWDESIDTETGQYGPYRSMERVDIYKNYIQQLLDEKKAYYCYMTEEELEAEREAQKARGEMPKYSGRDRDLTAEQRAAYEAKGIQPVVRFRVPEGQTVSFHDAVRGEVSFETDGIGDFVIARKDGVPMYNFAVVVDDHLMNISHVIRGEEHLSNTPRQILLYEAFGWDVPKFAHASLILNPDRQKMSKRDESIIQFVEQYKSLGYMPEAIVNFLALLGWSPVGEEEIFSLEELCDQFTLDRVSKAPAIFDTDKLAWMNNQYMKNADLDTVVDLALPHLVASGKLPEQLDEGKREWARRLIGLYQEQMHYGAEIVELTEMFFKEEVDYTEEAKTVLAEEQVPEVLSQFAKELESLEGFFAADIKKAIKATQKATGQKGKKLFMPIRAAVSGQTHGPELGDTIELLGKSVVKARLQAAI from the coding sequence ATGACGAAAGATATACGGGTCCGGTTTGCCCCTAGTCCTACGGGGCATTTGCATATAGGTGGAGCGCGTTCGGCGCTGTTTAATTACTTGTTTGCTAAATCTGCAGGCGGCGCGTTTGTGCTGCGAATTGAAGATACAGACCAAGCACGGAATGTGGATACAGCAACTGAAAAATTAATGAACAGTTTAAGATGGCTTGGCCTAGAGTGGGATGAAAGCATTGACACAGAGACTGGCCAATATGGCCCATACCGCTCAATGGAACGGGTTGATATTTATAAAAACTATATTCAACAGCTGTTGGATGAGAAAAAAGCATACTATTGTTACATGACGGAAGAAGAATTAGAAGCAGAGCGCGAGGCGCAAAAAGCGCGGGGCGAAATGCCAAAATACAGCGGCCGTGACCGCGACTTAACAGCGGAACAGCGGGCAGCTTACGAGGCGAAGGGGATTCAGCCCGTTGTTCGTTTCCGAGTGCCTGAGGGGCAAACTGTTTCGTTTCATGATGCCGTTCGTGGCGAGGTGTCTTTTGAAACAGACGGGATTGGCGATTTCGTGATTGCTCGTAAAGATGGTGTACCGATGTACAACTTTGCCGTTGTCGTCGATGACCATTTGATGAACATTTCTCATGTGATCCGTGGGGAAGAGCATCTTTCCAATACGCCACGGCAAATTTTACTCTATGAGGCATTTGGATGGGATGTGCCAAAATTTGCCCACGCTTCCTTGATTTTAAACCCAGACAGGCAGAAAATGAGTAAACGTGATGAATCGATTATCCAATTTGTCGAGCAGTATAAATCATTGGGCTATATGCCTGAAGCGATTGTCAATTTCCTAGCATTGCTTGGTTGGTCGCCAGTTGGCGAGGAAGAAATCTTTTCGCTTGAGGAACTATGCGACCAATTTACACTCGATCGCGTTTCAAAAGCGCCGGCTATTTTTGATACTGATAAGCTCGCCTGGATGAACAATCAATACATGAAAAACGCTGATTTGGACACCGTTGTCGACTTGGCTTTGCCCCACTTAGTTGCCAGCGGTAAACTGCCAGAACAGTTGGATGAAGGCAAGCGTGAATGGGCGCGCCGTTTAATTGGCTTATACCAGGAGCAAATGCATTACGGGGCTGAAATCGTCGAACTGACGGAAATGTTCTTCAAAGAAGAAGTCGATTATACAGAAGAAGCGAAAACCGTGCTGGCAGAAGAACAGGTTCCTGAAGTGCTAAGTCAATTTGCAAAAGAGCTAGAATCGCTAGAAGGATTTTTTGCCGCTGACATCAAAAAAGCGATTAAAGCAACGCAAAAAGCGACTGGGCAAAAAGGGAAAAAACTATTTATGCCAATTCGCGCAGCAGTGAGCGGGCAAACACATGGCCCAGAGCTTGGCGATACGATCGAGCTTTTAGGAAAAAGCGTTGTGAAAGCACGCTTGCAAGCTGCTATTTAA
- the cysS gene encoding cysteine--tRNA ligase: MIKLFNSLTNKKEPFVPIEEGKVKMYCCGPTVYNYIHIGNARPPIVYDMVRRYLTYRGYDVTFVSNFTDVDDKIIRAANELGEEVADVAERFIKAYYADTCALNVKEADLHPRVTETMDDIIAFIAELEKKGFAYEAGGDVYFRTRKFDGYGKLSGQALDDLQSGARIEVDERKEDPLDFVLWKAAKPNEISWSSPWGEGRPGWHIECSAMIKKSLGDTIDIHAGGKDLTFPHHENEIAQSEALTGKKLANYWMHNGFVNINNEKMSKSLGNFVLAHDIIQQYSPEVVRFFMLTAHYRTPINFSDELLQGAEAGLERLKNTIANLQHRLAETADMGAEEEWLEKIAGAKQRFIEEMDDDFNSANGISVLFDLAKEANIYMSEAQTSKKVLNAFLELFTEFGEVLGVSFTQQGEELLDAEIEALIEERNVARKERNFARADEIRDLLKEKNIVLEDTPQGVRWKRGS; this comes from the coding sequence ATGATTAAGCTGTTTAATAGTTTGACAAATAAAAAAGAACCATTCGTTCCGATTGAGGAAGGCAAAGTTAAGATGTATTGCTGCGGACCGACAGTGTACAATTACATTCACATCGGCAATGCCCGGCCGCCCATTGTTTACGACATGGTGCGCCGGTATTTGACTTACCGAGGCTACGACGTAACTTTTGTCTCAAATTTTACGGATGTGGATGATAAAATTATACGCGCTGCCAATGAACTTGGCGAAGAAGTAGCAGATGTCGCTGAACGGTTTATTAAAGCGTATTACGCCGATACATGTGCTTTGAATGTGAAGGAAGCCGATCTTCACCCTCGTGTGACAGAAACGATGGATGACATCATTGCCTTTATTGCCGAACTAGAGAAAAAAGGATTTGCATATGAAGCAGGGGGCGATGTCTATTTCCGCACCCGCAAATTTGATGGCTATGGCAAATTATCTGGGCAAGCGCTCGACGATTTGCAAAGCGGCGCTAGAATAGAAGTGGATGAGCGTAAGGAAGACCCACTCGATTTCGTATTATGGAAAGCAGCAAAACCAAATGAAATTTCGTGGAGCAGCCCGTGGGGCGAAGGTCGTCCTGGTTGGCATATTGAGTGCTCGGCCATGATTAAGAAGAGTTTAGGGGACACAATTGACATCCACGCCGGCGGCAAGGATTTGACGTTTCCCCATCATGAAAATGAAATTGCCCAGTCAGAAGCGTTAACAGGCAAAAAATTGGCCAATTATTGGATGCACAACGGATTTGTTAACATAAATAACGAAAAAATGTCGAAATCACTCGGAAACTTTGTGCTTGCACATGACATCATCCAACAATATTCGCCAGAAGTCGTTCGATTTTTCATGCTCACTGCCCATTATCGTACACCAATTAACTTTAGTGATGAGCTTCTTCAAGGGGCTGAAGCAGGACTAGAGCGCCTGAAAAATACAATCGCCAATTTGCAGCACCGCTTGGCGGAAACAGCTGATATGGGGGCAGAAGAAGAGTGGCTCGAAAAAATCGCTGGCGCAAAACAACGTTTTATCGAAGAAATGGATGACGATTTCAATAGCGCCAATGGAATAAGTGTCTTGTTTGACCTTGCTAAAGAAGCCAATATTTATATGAGCGAAGCACAAACGTCCAAAAAAGTGCTAAATGCTTTTTTGGAGTTGTTTACCGAGTTTGGCGAAGTGCTTGGTGTAAGCTTTACACAACAAGGCGAAGAGCTTCTTGACGCTGAAATTGAGGCGTTGATTGAAGAGCGCAATGTTGCCCGGAAAGAACGGAACTTCGCCCGTGCGGATGAAATTCGTGACCTCTTAAAAGAGAAAAACATCGTGCTGGAAGATACGCCCCAAGGCGTGCGTTGGAAGCGGGGGTCATGA
- the ispF gene encoding 2-C-methyl-D-erythritol 2,4-cyclodiphosphate synthase codes for MIRIGQGFDVHQLAEGRPLLLGGVHIPHPTGLLGHSDADVLLHTITDAALGAIGAGDLGKHFPDTDEAFKDADSKHLLSQAWQLVKNAGYTLGNVDCTVMAQKPKLAPYIEAMRKQIAELLETDVANVSVKATTTETLGFVGREEGIAAQAVILLKKAE; via the coding sequence ATGATTCGGATTGGACAAGGATTTGACGTACACCAGCTCGCCGAAGGCAGGCCGCTATTATTAGGAGGGGTTCACATCCCCCATCCGACGGGGCTTCTCGGCCATTCGGACGCTGATGTCCTTTTGCATACAATAACCGATGCAGCCCTTGGTGCGATTGGGGCAGGCGACTTGGGAAAACATTTCCCAGATACGGATGAAGCGTTCAAGGATGCGGACTCTAAACACCTATTAAGCCAAGCTTGGCAGCTTGTGAAAAACGCTGGTTATACGCTAGGGAATGTTGATTGTACGGTGATGGCACAAAAGCCAAAGCTGGCGCCTTATATTGAAGCGATGCGGAAACAAATTGCTGAATTGCTGGAAACAGACGTGGCCAACGTTAGCGTTAAAGCGACAACGACGGAAACGCTAGGGTTTGTAGGTCGTGAGGAGGGGATTGCTGCACAGGCAGTAATCTTGCTGAAGAAAGCAGAGTAG
- a CDS encoding PIN/TRAM domain-containing protein, which translates to MLNWIVRIFFLLAGGTLGFLFVPEFIAVIALEVPAWLASPYTGAVLGALLLYGLSLFIVDLIVNFFRVVEETIVKAPLADVLSGSMGLTVGLVAGYFLGTPLSGLDLPVISNILPMFITILLGYLGFQIGFKKRDELFQLVVSMRVPRDKERDKKKEETDSNLGGKQMKILDTSVIIDGRIADICQTGFLEGTLVIPGFVLDELQHIADSSDALKRNRGRRGLDILNKIQKELPVNVEIYEGDFEDIQEVDSKLVKLAKITSGIVVTNDFNLNKVCELQGLKVLNINDLANAVKPVVLPGEVLNVNVIKDGKENHQGIAYLDDGTMIVVEGGRDYMNKQIDVTVTSVLQTSAGRMIFAKPKSLEKAL; encoded by the coding sequence ATGCTTAATTGGATTGTTCGGATTTTCTTTTTATTAGCGGGAGGAACATTAGGGTTCTTGTTTGTCCCTGAATTCATTGCAGTGATAGCGCTAGAAGTACCGGCATGGTTGGCTAGTCCTTATACAGGGGCAGTACTCGGTGCTTTGCTCTTATATGGTCTGTCCTTGTTTATTGTCGATCTTATTGTTAATTTCTTTCGGGTTGTCGAGGAAACAATTGTCAAAGCGCCGCTTGCTGATGTGTTGTCTGGATCAATGGGCTTAACGGTCGGACTTGTGGCTGGTTATTTTCTCGGAACGCCGTTAAGTGGATTGGATTTGCCGGTTATCAGCAATATTTTGCCTATGTTTATTACGATTCTTCTCGGTTATCTAGGCTTCCAAATCGGCTTCAAAAAACGAGATGAGCTATTTCAATTAGTTGTCTCTATGCGAGTGCCAAGAGATAAAGAGCGTGACAAAAAGAAAGAAGAGACTGACTCTAATCTCGGCGGCAAACAAATGAAAATTCTTGATACAAGCGTCATTATTGATGGGCGGATTGCTGATATTTGCCAAACCGGCTTTCTAGAAGGCACGCTTGTCATCCCTGGATTCGTGTTAGATGAATTACAGCATATCGCTGATTCTTCTGATGCATTGAAACGAAATCGTGGCCGTAGAGGCCTTGACATACTAAATAAAATACAAAAAGAATTGCCTGTCAATGTTGAGATATACGAAGGCGATTTTGAAGACATTCAAGAAGTGGACAGCAAGCTCGTCAAATTGGCAAAAATCACTTCCGGAATTGTGGTAACCAATGATTTTAATTTAAACAAAGTCTGTGAATTGCAAGGTCTAAAAGTGCTAAACATCAACGATTTGGCAAATGCGGTCAAGCCAGTTGTTTTGCCAGGTGAGGTTCTTAATGTGAATGTCATTAAGGATGGGAAGGAAAACCATCAAGGAATTGCTTACTTAGATGATGGCACTATGATCGTCGTCGAAGGGGGCCGTGATTATATGAATAAACAAATTGATGTCACGGTAACAAGTGTCCTGCAAACAAGTGCAGGGCGGATGATTTTTGCCAAACCTAAATCGCTTGAAAAAGCACTATAG
- the disA gene encoding DNA integrity scanning diadenylate cyclase DisA translates to MEERNRTAFIQNLLKLVAPGTPLRAGIDNVLRAKTGGLIVLGYNSEMMNIVDGGFFINSDFSPAYLYELAKMDGAIILSEDGKRILYANTQLVPNNNISSSETGIRHRSAERVAKQTGNLTISISQRRNVITLYQGEYRYALKDIGVILTKANQAIQTLEKYKAVLDQGITNLGALEFEQLVTYSDVIQVIHRVQMVLRIKQEIQNFILELGDEGRLITMQLKELVSNTEQEALYLLKDYAKERTQDVKKTLKELTTLLNEDLLDEQAIIKALGYSRTSNFLEQPASPRGYRILHRIPRLPSQIIENVIDEYGHLSSVMVATEDQLDEVDGIGEARAKMIKDGLNRIQEQLFVDRHI, encoded by the coding sequence ATGGAAGAACGGAATCGAACTGCATTTATCCAAAACTTATTAAAGTTAGTAGCGCCAGGCACGCCGCTTAGGGCTGGGATTGACAATGTACTCCGCGCTAAAACAGGAGGGCTGATCGTCCTTGGCTACAACAGCGAAATGATGAATATTGTGGACGGCGGTTTCTTTATTAATAGTGATTTTTCACCGGCTTATTTGTATGAGCTAGCTAAAATGGACGGTGCCATTATTTTGAGTGAAGACGGCAAACGTATTTTATATGCCAATACGCAGTTGGTGCCGAATAATAATATAAGCTCGAGCGAAACAGGGATTCGTCACCGTTCTGCTGAACGGGTTGCTAAACAAACAGGCAATTTGACGATTTCCATTTCCCAGCGCCGAAACGTCATCACTCTCTACCAAGGGGAATATCGTTACGCGCTAAAAGACATTGGCGTCATTTTGACGAAAGCCAATCAAGCCATCCAAACGCTTGAAAAATATAAAGCGGTATTAGACCAAGGAATTACAAATTTAGGAGCGCTTGAATTTGAACAGCTTGTTACTTACAGCGATGTGATTCAAGTCATTCACCGTGTGCAAATGGTGCTGCGCATTAAACAAGAGATCCAAAATTTTATCCTTGAGCTAGGAGACGAAGGCCGCTTAATCACGATGCAGTTAAAAGAGCTTGTTTCCAATACAGAGCAGGAAGCCCTTTATTTGCTAAAGGATTACGCTAAAGAGCGGACGCAGGACGTAAAGAAAACACTAAAGGAACTCACGACGTTGTTAAACGAAGACTTGCTCGACGAACAAGCGATTATAAAAGCGCTTGGCTATTCAAGAACAAGCAATTTTCTAGAACAACCAGCATCGCCGCGTGGATACCGAATTTTGCACCGAATCCCACGGTTGCCTTCACAAATCATTGAAAATGTCATTGACGAATACGGTCATCTCTCAAGCGTAATGGTTGCTACGGAAGACCAGCTTGATGAAGTCGACGGCATCGGCGAAGCAAGAGCCAAAATGATTAAGGACGGATTAAACCGCATTCAAGAGCAGCTATTCGTTGATCGCCACATTTGA
- the clpC gene encoding ATP-dependent protease ATP-binding subunit ClpC, with translation MIFGRFTERAQKVLALSQEEAIRLSHHNIGTEHILLGLIREGEGIAAKALQQLGLGSEKLQKEVETLVGKGQEGQKSIHSTPHYTPRAKKVIELSMDEARKLGHSYVGTEHILLGLIREGEGVAARVLNNLGVSLNKARQQVLQLLGSNEGGSSSQSNGAATNANTPTLDSLARDLTAIAREETLDPVIGRSREIERVIQVLSRRTKNNPVLIGEPGVGKTAIAEGLAQSIVANEVPETLRNKRVMTLDMGTVVAGTKYRGEFEDRLKKVMDEIRQAGNVILFIDELHTLIGAGGAEGAIDASNILKPSLARGELQCIGATTLDEYRKYIEKDAALERRFQPIQVDEPTIDESIQILYGLRDRYEAHHRVTITDEAVEEAVKLSDRYISDRFLPDKAIDLIDEAASKVRLRSYTAPPNLKELEAKLEETRKEKDASVQSQEFEKAASLRDTEQRLREELEEMKNEWKKKQGQENTEVLVEDIAQVVSSWTGIPVSKLAEEETERLLKMEEILHERVVGQEEAVKSISKAIRRARAGLKDPKRPIGSFIFLGPTGVGKTELARAVAETLFGDEDAVIRIDMSEYMEKHATSRLVGSPPGYVGHEEGGQLTEKIRRKPYSVILLDEIEKAHPDVFNLLLQVLEDGRLTDSKGRTVDFRNTAVIMTSNVGASQLKRNKYLGFTIESEGQEYKDMKDRVMSELKNSFRPEFLNRIDEIIVFHSLEKKHVRKIITMMADQLKERLSEQGIDFELTEEAKDKITDIGFDPEYGARPLRRALQKEVEDRLSEELLKGTIVKGQKAVIYVKDGKLMVEGKEKSSIS, from the coding sequence ATGATTTTTGGACGGTTTACTGAACGAGCCCAGAAAGTATTAGCGCTATCGCAAGAAGAGGCAATTCGTTTAAGCCACCATAATATTGGCACTGAACATATATTGCTCGGACTAATCCGCGAGGGTGAAGGGATTGCAGCGAAAGCTCTGCAACAGCTTGGACTTGGCTCCGAAAAATTGCAAAAAGAAGTAGAAACCCTAGTGGGAAAAGGGCAAGAAGGGCAAAAAAGCATTCATAGTACGCCTCATTATACGCCAAGAGCAAAGAAAGTGATTGAGCTGTCTATGGATGAAGCAAGAAAGCTCGGCCATTCATACGTTGGAACCGAACATATATTGCTTGGCCTCATTCGCGAAGGAGAAGGAGTAGCAGCACGAGTCCTTAACAATTTAGGGGTCAGCTTAAATAAAGCGAGACAGCAAGTATTGCAGTTGCTTGGAAGCAATGAAGGAGGAAGCTCGTCACAATCAAACGGTGCGGCAACTAATGCCAATACGCCGACATTGGATAGCCTTGCCCGTGATTTAACAGCGATTGCTAGGGAGGAAACACTTGACCCAGTTATCGGACGTAGCCGTGAAATAGAACGAGTCATTCAAGTGCTTAGCCGCCGTACGAAAAACAACCCAGTATTAATTGGAGAGCCCGGTGTCGGAAAAACGGCAATTGCCGAAGGGCTTGCCCAAAGCATTGTTGCCAATGAAGTGCCAGAAACATTGCGCAATAAGCGAGTGATGACACTCGACATGGGGACTGTTGTTGCTGGGACAAAATACCGCGGTGAATTCGAAGATCGGCTGAAAAAAGTGATGGACGAAATTCGCCAAGCAGGCAACGTGATTTTGTTTATTGACGAATTGCATACATTAATTGGCGCGGGAGGCGCCGAAGGAGCAATTGATGCTTCTAATATTTTGAAACCGTCCTTGGCTAGAGGGGAACTTCAATGCATTGGCGCTACGACACTAGATGAATACCGCAAGTATATTGAAAAAGATGCGGCATTGGAACGCCGATTCCAACCAATTCAAGTTGACGAGCCAACGATTGATGAATCGATCCAAATCCTTTATGGTTTGCGTGATCGCTATGAAGCCCATCACCGTGTGACCATTACGGACGAGGCTGTGGAAGAAGCAGTAAAGCTGTCTGACCGTTATATTTCGGACCGTTTTTTGCCAGATAAAGCGATTGACTTAATTGACGAAGCAGCTTCAAAAGTCCGTCTTCGTTCTTACACGGCTCCGCCAAATTTAAAAGAGTTAGAGGCGAAGCTTGAAGAAACAAGAAAAGAAAAAGACGCTTCTGTCCAAAGCCAAGAATTTGAAAAGGCCGCTTCCTTACGTGATACCGAACAACGGTTGCGCGAAGAGCTGGAAGAAATGAAAAATGAGTGGAAGAAAAAGCAAGGTCAAGAAAACACGGAAGTATTGGTTGAGGATATTGCCCAAGTTGTTTCTAGCTGGACAGGAATTCCTGTTTCCAAACTAGCGGAAGAGGAAACGGAACGCTTGTTGAAAATGGAAGAGATTCTCCATGAGCGTGTCGTTGGCCAAGAAGAAGCTGTTAAATCCATTTCGAAAGCGATTCGCCGTGCCCGCGCTGGATTAAAAGATCCAAAGCGGCCAATAGGATCATTTATTTTCCTTGGTCCAACTGGTGTTGGTAAAACTGAGCTTGCCCGGGCTGTAGCAGAAACGTTATTTGGCGATGAAGATGCTGTCATTCGGATTGACATGTCTGAGTATATGGAAAAACATGCAACAAGCCGGCTAGTTGGCTCACCTCCAGGTTATGTCGGCCACGAAGAGGGTGGGCAATTAACGGAAAAAATCCGTAGAAAGCCATACTCTGTTATACTGCTTGATGAAATCGAAAAGGCGCACCCAGATGTATTTAACTTGCTTTTGCAAGTATTGGAAGATGGGCGTTTAACGGATTCAAAAGGACGGACTGTCGATTTCCGTAATACAGCCGTCATCATGACATCCAATGTGGGTGCTTCCCAGCTTAAACGCAACAAGTATCTCGGCTTTACGATTGAATCGGAAGGGCAAGAGTACAAAGACATGAAAGACCGTGTCATGTCTGAACTGAAAAACAGCTTCCGCCCAGAATTTTTAAACCGTATAGACGAAATTATTGTGTTCCACTCTCTTGAGAAAAAGCATGTGCGCAAAATTATTACAATGATGGCCGACCAACTGAAAGAGCGACTTTCAGAGCAAGGCATAGACTTTGAGCTGACAGAAGAAGCAAAGGATAAAATCACTGATATCGGTTTTGATCCAGAATACGGGGCACGCCCATTACGTCGGGCTTTGCAAAAAGAAGTAGAAGACCGTTTGTCAGAGGAACTGTTAAAAGGCACGATTGTCAAAGGCCAAAAAGCGGTTATTTATGTGAAAGATGGCAAGCTTATGGTAGAAGGAAAAGAAAAATCAAGCATTTCCTAA
- the cysE gene encoding serine O-acetyltransferase has product MGIARTLLNDIDVVFEQDPAARSRLEVIFTYSGVHAVWGHRIAHGLWKRKWYFLARLLSQIVRFMTGIEIHPGAKIGQRLFIDHGMGVVIGETCEIGDNVTIFQGVTLGGTGKEKGKRHPTVKDGVLIASGAKVLGSFTIGEGARIGAGSVVLNEVPPHSTVVGIPGKIVVQNGIKVSSARSLDHHALPDPVADKIAELEREIARLKADYSKLADKQSTLD; this is encoded by the coding sequence ATGGGGATTGCTCGTACATTGTTGAATGATATTGATGTCGTCTTTGAACAAGATCCTGCTGCACGTAGTCGGCTAGAAGTCATTTTTACGTACTCGGGTGTGCATGCTGTTTGGGGGCATCGGATTGCTCACGGTCTATGGAAACGGAAATGGTACTTCTTAGCGCGCCTGCTTTCGCAAATTGTCCGCTTTATGACAGGGATTGAAATCCATCCAGGGGCAAAAATCGGGCAAAGGCTATTTATTGACCACGGCATGGGCGTCGTCATTGGCGAGACTTGCGAAATTGGCGACAATGTCACGATTTTCCAAGGCGTAACGTTAGGGGGCACCGGCAAAGAAAAAGGCAAGCGCCATCCAACTGTAAAAGACGGCGTGCTCATTGCCAGTGGGGCTAAAGTGCTTGGCTCATTTACAATCGGCGAGGGCGCCCGGATAGGCGCAGGCTCTGTCGTGTTAAACGAAGTGCCACCCCATTCGACGGTTGTAGGTATCCCTGGGAAAATTGTTGTGCAAAATGGAATAAAAGTGAGCTCGGCCCGTTCCCTTGACCACCATGCCTTGCCTGACCCTGTTGCTGACAAGATTGCTGAATTAGAACGGGAAATCGCACGTTTAAAAGCAGATTACAGCAAGCTTGCCGACAAACAAAGCACATTGGACTAG